A section of the Solea solea chromosome 17, fSolSol10.1, whole genome shotgun sequence genome encodes:
- the LOC131443996 gene encoding thyroxine 5-deiodinase-like produces MTQDSGGVQMARALKHAALCLMLLPRFLLAAVMLWLLDFLCIRKKVLHKMGERQDSPEDPPVCVSDSNKMFTLESLRAVWYGQKLDFFKSAHLGRTAPNTEVVLVQERRRVRILDCMKGKRPLILNFGSCSUPPFMTRLAAFQRVVNQYADIADFLVVYIEEAHPSDGWVSSDAPYQIPKHRCLEDRLTAAQLMLTELPGGNVVVDDMDNSSNAAYGAYFERLYIIRDEKVVYQGGRGPEGYRISGLRNWLEQYKSDLMNSRTAVLHV; encoded by the coding sequence ATGACGCAGGACTCCGGTGGAGTCCAAATGGCTCGTGCGCTGAAGCATGCAGCGCTGTGCCTGATGCTGCTGCCCAGGTTCCTCCTGGCCGCTGTCATGCTGTGGCTCCTGGATTTCTTGTGCATCAGGaaaaaagtgctgcacaaaATGGGAGAGCGGCAGGACAGCCCGGAGGACCCGCCGGTGTGCGTCTCCGACTCCAATAAGATGTTCACGCTGGAGTCCCTCAGGGCCGTGTGGTACGGGCAGAAATTAGACTTTTTCAAATCAGCGCACCTCGGGCGCACTGCGCCCAACACCGAGGTGGTGCTGGTCCAGGAGCGGCGGCGGGTCAGGATCCTGGACTGCATGAAAGGGAAGCGACCGCTCATTCTGAACTTTGGCAGCTGCTCCTGACCGCCATTCATGACGCGCCTGGCTGCGTTCCAGCGCGTCGTGAACCAGTACGCAGACATTGCGGACTTTTTAGTTGTATATATCGAGGAGGCGCATCCGTCGGACGGCTGGGTGAGCTCGGACGCGCCGTATCAGATCCCGAAGCACCGCTGCTTGGAGGACAGACTGACAGCTGCCCAGCTGATGCTCACAGAGCTGCCGGGAGGAAACGTGGTGGTGGATGACATGGACAACTCGTCCAACGCCGCGTACGGAGCCTACTTTGAGAGACTTTACATCATTAGGGATGAGAAGGTGGTGTATCAGGGGGGCAGAGGTCCAGAGGGATACAGAATATCCGGGCTGAGGAACTGGCTGGAGCAATACAAGAGCGATCTGATGAATTCCCGAACAGCGGTGCTGCATGTGTAG